A portion of the Parasedimentitalea marina genome contains these proteins:
- a CDS encoding AAA family ATPase, with product MSSVTPQPETNAIVACTVSRDVQNFDLLIEDMETTMGENWGDLGFAEALAFFNQPEAEALEFVALAIDGNDEDNLVLMGEIISQAKSRDIKVILIAEDVTPASLHQLLRQGADEFVPYPLPEQELQAAIERVTTPEPEPDLAKPNPHQLQSGSAREGAVIVCQGLAGGSGSTTLAVNLAWELAELSQHDEPSVCLLDLDLQHGSVATYLDLPRREIVMETLGQIDEMDAEMFGQALLSFQDKLQVLTAPSEMVPLDFFSSEDIERLIAMARSHFDFVIIDLPRTLVQWSECVLSTAHVYFALIELDMRSAQNALRMKRALQSEELPFEKLRFTLNRAPKFTDLSGKSRVKRMAESLGISIDLQLPDGGKPVTQCCDHGLPLALSAAKNPLRKEIAKLALSLHELGQQDVAAA from the coding sequence ATGAGCAGTGTAACGCCGCAACCAGAGACCAACGCAATTGTGGCCTGCACAGTCAGCCGCGACGTGCAGAACTTTGATCTCCTGATCGAAGACATGGAAACAACAATGGGCGAAAACTGGGGCGACCTGGGCTTTGCCGAAGCATTGGCATTTTTCAATCAGCCCGAAGCAGAAGCTTTGGAATTTGTCGCATTGGCCATCGATGGCAACGACGAGGACAATCTGGTCCTTATGGGGGAAATCATCTCTCAGGCAAAATCCCGCGATATCAAAGTGATCCTGATTGCCGAAGACGTCACACCGGCGTCTCTGCATCAACTGCTCCGCCAAGGCGCCGACGAATTCGTCCCCTACCCGCTTCCGGAACAGGAACTGCAGGCCGCGATAGAGCGTGTAACCACCCCAGAACCGGAACCCGATCTCGCCAAGCCCAACCCGCATCAATTGCAGTCCGGCAGTGCCCGCGAAGGGGCCGTGATTGTGTGTCAGGGCCTTGCTGGTGGATCTGGATCGACAACGCTGGCCGTCAATCTGGCCTGGGAGCTGGCCGAATTGAGCCAACACGACGAACCAAGTGTCTGCCTGTTGGATCTCGATTTGCAGCACGGCTCTGTGGCCACATACCTGGACCTGCCGCGCCGTGAAATCGTCATGGAGACGCTGGGCCAAATTGATGAAATGGACGCCGAAATGTTTGGTCAGGCACTTTTGTCTTTCCAGGACAAGCTTCAGGTTCTGACCGCGCCGTCCGAAATGGTCCCCCTCGATTTCTTTTCATCCGAGGACATCGAACGCCTTATTGCCATGGCGCGCAGCCACTTTGATTTTGTCATTATCGATTTGCCTCGCACCCTGGTGCAGTGGTCGGAATGCGTTCTCAGCACCGCCCATGTCTACTTTGCCCTGATTGAGCTCGACATGCGCTCGGCTCAGAACGCTCTGCGTATGAAACGGGCGCTACAGTCCGAAGAACTGCCGTTTGAGAAACTGCGGTTCACATTGAATCGGGCGCCGAAGTTCACCGACCTGAGCGGCAAGAGCCGGGTTAAGCGAATGGCTGAATCTCTCGGCATCTCGATAGATCTGCAACTGCCCGACGGTGGCAAGCCCGTGACCCAATGTTGTGATCATGGCCTGCCTCTGGCGCTGTCTGCAGCCAAGAATCCGCTCCGCAAGGAAATTGCCAAACTGGCGTTGTCACTTCACGAGTTGGGTCAGCAAGACGTTGCCGCAGCCTGA
- a CDS encoding tetratricopeptide repeat protein, translating into MRQAILVSACLAGGFLLSACANDDAATVERAFQDVNVVDETDLNDVMLTAADPNEAASYFSRSLQGNPDRIDLQRGLARSLVRAKRNVEAVASWKKVITLDGATNDDRVDLADALIRTGNWDAAEAALDEVPPTHETFKRYRLEAMVADANKEWKKADSFYEIAVSLTTRPAGVMNNWGYSKLTRGDYAEAERLFGEAIRQDQALFTAKNNLVLARGAQRNYSLPVIQMGQTERAQLLHTMALAAVKQGDVATGEGLLREAISTHPQHFEEAVRSLRALEGA; encoded by the coding sequence ATGCGCCAAGCAATTCTTGTATCGGCATGTCTGGCCGGGGGTTTCCTCTTGTCGGCCTGCGCCAATGACGACGCCGCAACCGTTGAACGCGCCTTTCAGGACGTCAATGTGGTGGATGAAACAGATCTCAACGATGTGATGCTCACCGCTGCGGATCCGAATGAGGCCGCGAGTTATTTCTCGCGCTCACTGCAGGGCAACCCGGACCGGATTGATTTGCAGCGCGGTCTGGCTAGATCTCTGGTGCGCGCCAAGCGCAATGTCGAGGCCGTCGCCAGCTGGAAGAAAGTCATCACTCTGGACGGGGCGACCAATGACGACCGGGTCGATCTGGCCGACGCCCTGATCCGCACTGGCAATTGGGACGCTGCCGAGGCTGCTCTGGACGAGGTGCCACCGACCCACGAGACCTTTAAGCGATATCGGCTTGAAGCCATGGTCGCGGATGCCAACAAAGAATGGAAAAAGGCTGACAGTTTCTATGAGATTGCAGTTTCGCTGACCACCCGCCCGGCTGGTGTGATGAACAATTGGGGCTATTCAAAACTGACCCGCGGTGACTATGCCGAAGCCGAGCGTCTGTTCGGCGAGGCCATCCGCCAGGATCAGGCGCTGTTCACGGCCAAGAACAACCTAGTTCTGGCACGCGGTGCACAGCGCAACTACAGCCTGCCGGTGATCCAGATGGGACAGACGGAACGGGCCCAGTTGCTCCACACCATGGCCCTGGCTGCAGTCAAGCAGGGCGATGTGGCAACAGGTGAAGGCTTGCTTCGCGAAGCCATCAGTACCCACCCCCAACACTTTGAAGAAGCGGTACGCAGCTTGCGCGCATTGGAAGGCGCCTAA
- a CDS encoding ATPase encodes MNMQTSHVMAPPAPKGVEQMKLPAVMMRDILLKTIFRKTVNMVTEIAAAICLPISVTQELVDAAREQKLLEATGTLNANSGNEMGYQLTDAGKARALDALNQSEYFGAMPVPLDVYREQVKRQSIRNIQVTRDQLTNAMGHLVLPSSLLDHLGPAVSAGRSILMYGPPGNGKSSISNGIRDALGDQVYVPFAIEYAGQVITVYDPIVHTEVEQEQDDPNALRRSRRFDSRYVCCQRPTVVTGGELSLSMLDLVYNPTARTYQAPLQLKSTGGIFIVDDLGRQAESPQSLINRWIVPLEESKDILALQSGEKFEVPFDTLVIFSTNFHPNEIFDTAALRRIFFKIKIDGPSQENFLKIFALVARKKGMALDEATLVHLLKNKYPTIDNIYANYQPVFLIDQMIAICEFEGIPYQMSPDLIDRAWANMFVKDEVIVK; translated from the coding sequence ATGAACATGCAGACCTCTCACGTGATGGCCCCCCCTGCCCCAAAAGGGGTGGAGCAAATGAAGTTGCCGGCGGTGATGATGCGCGACATCCTGCTGAAAACCATCTTTCGCAAAACCGTCAATATGGTCACCGAAATCGCGGCAGCGATCTGCCTACCGATCTCTGTCACCCAAGAGCTGGTTGACGCGGCCCGCGAACAAAAACTGCTGGAAGCCACTGGTACGTTGAATGCCAACAGCGGCAATGAGATGGGCTATCAGTTGACAGATGCAGGCAAGGCCCGCGCCTTGGACGCCCTGAACCAGTCGGAATACTTTGGTGCCATGCCAGTGCCGCTAGATGTCTACCGCGAGCAGGTGAAACGCCAGTCGATCCGCAATATCCAGGTCACCCGCGACCAGTTGACCAATGCAATGGGCCATCTGGTGCTGCCAAGCAGCCTGCTTGACCACCTTGGACCAGCCGTCAGCGCGGGACGTTCTATCCTGATGTATGGCCCTCCCGGCAACGGTAAGTCCTCAATCTCAAACGGTATTCGCGACGCACTGGGCGATCAGGTCTATGTGCCTTTTGCGATTGAATACGCCGGTCAGGTGATCACCGTCTATGACCCCATCGTTCATACCGAGGTGGAACAAGAGCAGGATGATCCAAATGCGCTACGCCGCTCACGCCGTTTTGACAGCCGTTATGTCTGCTGTCAGCGCCCCACTGTGGTCACCGGCGGCGAACTATCGCTATCGATGCTGGATCTGGTCTATAACCCCACTGCCCGCACCTATCAGGCGCCGCTGCAGCTGAAATCGACCGGTGGTATTTTCATCGTTGATGACCTTGGCCGTCAGGCTGAATCGCCGCAATCGCTGATCAACCGCTGGATCGTGCCGCTCGAGGAAAGCAAAGACATCCTGGCGCTGCAGTCAGGTGAAAAATTCGAAGTGCCTTTTGACACTCTGGTTATTTTTTCCACCAACTTTCACCCAAACGAGATCTTCGACACCGCCGCCCTGCGCCGGATCTTCTTCAAGATCAAAATTGACGGCCCAAGCCAGGAAAACTTCCTGAAGATCTTTGCCCTGGTGGCCCGCAAGAAAGGCATGGCGCTGGACGAAGCAACCTTGGTCCACTTGCTGAAAAACAAATACCCGACCATCGACAATATCTACGCCAACTATCAGCCGGTGTTCCTGATCGACCAGATGATCGCCATCTGCGAATTTGAGGGCATCCCCTATCAGATGTCCCCCGACCTGATCGACCGCGCCTGGGCCAATATGTTCGTCAAGGACGAGGTGATTGTCAAATAA
- a CDS encoding ligase-associated DNA damage response DEXH box helicase gives MLHLPEQILNWFTTRNWTIHPHQQVMLDRADHPATLLIAPTGGGKTMAGFLPTLAELADGNHQGLHTLYISPLKALAADIKRNLRTPVDEMSLPIRIDDRTGDTPQSRKKRQRADPPHILLTTPESLALLISYPDAARTFAGLQRVVVDEIHALAESKRGDQLMLALARLQTLCPNMRRVGLSATVDDPQAIAQFLARHPDPCEVLQADPGPTPDIQMLQTTEAPPWAGGGAAYAIPAVMQQIKAHNTTLIFHNTRAQAEIFFHNLWLANDDSLPIGIHHGSLDREQRNRVETAMVRGDLCAIVCTGSLDLGLDWGDVDLVIQIGAPKNVKRLVQRIGRANHSYNTPSKALLVPANRFEVLECRAALEAVRQGDLDGEPRGPGPRDVLCQHILIAACAGPFEANDLFAEMITAGAYATLTRPEFDACLGFCATGGYALQAYDKWQRLLQRPDGCWQLRDPRASQRIRMNLGTIQDSDTLKVRLKRSRGGKPLGEIEEAFAASLTPGDTFLIGGQTVRYEGLREMTVEVTRRSGKRPKIATFTGTKFATSTQLNARILALLQQGNWLNLPDHTSSWLTLQQQVSQLPEPGRLLIESFPHQSRPHLCIYGFAGRNAQQTLGLLLTKRMEEMGLDPLGFVATDYATMIWGLKTVNDPAPLFELAALRDGLDSWLGENAVMKRSFRACATIAGLIERNSPTARKSGRQATFSSDILYDTLRKYDPDHLLLQITRTEALRGLVDFGRIEEMIDRIGPRIDLRHLPAITPLAAPLLLEMGKVPIKGAAMEKLLQQEAADLMQKSGLSSLPD, from the coding sequence ATGTTGCATCTTCCCGAGCAGATACTCAACTGGTTCACCACACGGAACTGGACAATCCATCCGCATCAGCAGGTGATGTTGGACCGTGCCGATCACCCTGCAACCTTGCTTATCGCCCCCACCGGTGGTGGCAAAACCATGGCGGGTTTCCTGCCAACCCTTGCTGAACTGGCCGACGGCAATCATCAAGGGCTGCACACGCTCTATATCTCGCCGCTCAAGGCGCTGGCGGCGGATATCAAACGTAACCTGCGCACCCCTGTCGACGAGATGAGTTTACCGATCCGCATTGATGATCGCACCGGCGACACGCCGCAGTCGCGCAAGAAACGGCAGCGTGCGGATCCGCCTCATATCCTACTGACAACCCCCGAAAGCCTGGCCTTGCTCATCTCCTACCCGGATGCAGCCCGTACCTTTGCCGGATTGCAACGGGTGGTGGTCGACGAAATCCACGCCCTGGCCGAAAGCAAACGCGGCGATCAGCTGATGCTGGCGCTGGCCCGGCTGCAAACACTGTGTCCAAATATGCGCCGGGTCGGACTTTCCGCCACAGTGGATGATCCACAGGCCATCGCGCAGTTCCTTGCCCGCCATCCAGACCCCTGCGAGGTCCTGCAGGCCGACCCCGGCCCCACGCCCGACATCCAGATGCTGCAAACCACCGAGGCCCCACCCTGGGCCGGCGGCGGTGCGGCCTATGCAATCCCCGCCGTGATGCAGCAAATCAAGGCGCATAACACCACGTTGATCTTTCACAACACCCGCGCCCAGGCCGAGATCTTCTTTCACAATCTCTGGCTCGCCAATGACGACTCCCTGCCCATCGGCATCCATCACGGATCATTGGACCGTGAACAACGCAACCGGGTTGAAACGGCAATGGTGCGCGGCGATCTGTGCGCGATCGTCTGCACTGGCTCGCTGGATCTGGGGTTGGATTGGGGCGACGTTGATCTGGTAATCCAGATCGGCGCCCCCAAGAATGTCAAACGTCTGGTGCAGCGCATCGGCCGCGCCAATCACAGCTACAACACCCCCTCCAAGGCGCTGCTGGTGCCTGCCAACCGGTTTGAAGTCCTCGAATGCCGCGCCGCGCTTGAAGCCGTGCGCCAAGGGGATCTGGACGGCGAGCCCCGTGGTCCCGGCCCCCGCGACGTGCTGTGCCAACACATCCTGATCGCCGCCTGCGCTGGCCCCTTTGAGGCCAATGATCTTTTTGCCGAGATGATAACGGCTGGCGCCTACGCCACTCTGACCCGTCCCGAGTTCGACGCCTGCTTAGGTTTTTGTGCAACCGGCGGCTATGCCCTTCAAGCCTATGATAAATGGCAACGCCTGTTACAACGCCCTGACGGGTGCTGGCAGCTGCGCGACCCCCGCGCCAGCCAACGTATCCGGATGAACCTGGGCACTATTCAGGACAGTGATACCCTAAAGGTTCGCCTGAAACGCAGCCGCGGTGGCAAACCCCTGGGCGAGATTGAGGAAGCCTTCGCCGCCTCGCTCACCCCCGGCGACACCTTCCTGATTGGCGGCCAGACCGTGCGCTACGAAGGTCTGCGTGAGATGACAGTTGAGGTCACCCGACGCAGCGGCAAGAGGCCCAAGATAGCCACCTTCACCGGCACAAAATTCGCCACGTCCACCCAGCTCAACGCGCGTATTCTGGCGCTCTTACAACAGGGTAACTGGCTCAACCTGCCGGATCATACCTCCTCCTGGCTGACCCTGCAGCAGCAGGTGTCGCAGCTGCCCGAGCCAGGCCGCCTGTTGATCGAAAGCTTCCCACATCAATCACGCCCTCATCTCTGCATCTATGGGTTTGCCGGACGCAACGCCCAGCAGACACTCGGGTTGTTGCTTACCAAACGCATGGAGGAAATGGGCCTAGATCCACTTGGGTTTGTTGCCACAGATTACGCCACCATGATCTGGGGTCTCAAGACGGTGAACGATCCAGCTCCGCTGTTCGAGTTGGCGGCTCTGCGCGACGGTTTGGACAGTTGGCTGGGTGAAAACGCGGTGATGAAGCGCAGCTTTCGCGCCTGTGCCACCATCGCCGGGTTGATCGAGCGTAACTCACCCACAGCTCGCAAAAGCGGTCGTCAGGCGACCTTCTCCTCGGACATACTTTACGACACCCTGCGCAAATATGATCCCGACCATCTGCTTTTGCAAATCACCCGCACCGAGGCCCTGCGCGGGCTGGTCGACTTCGGCCGCATAGAAGAGATGATTGACCGCATCGGCCCCCGCATCGACCTGCGGCACCTGCCCGCAATCACCCCGCTTGCCGCCCCGCTGCTACTCGAAATGGGCAAAGTTCCAATCAAGGGTGCCGCGATGGAAAAGCTGTTGCAGCAAGAGGCCGCCGATCTGATGCAAAAATCCGGTCTGTCCAGCCTGCCCGATTGA
- a CDS encoding prepilin peptidase, producing MLALPVIPAHVALWFLPFVLPICYAIMLTDLRGMRIPNWAVDLTAVIFIVVGPFLMSWTDYGWQLLHLPVGIGLGFLFYSGGLVGAGDAKFAGAAAPLVAFGDLRLIMLIFAANLLAGFATHRIAKHTPLRKLAPEWQSWNVGKKFPMGLCLGGTLAIYLILGATLGPTG from the coding sequence ATGTTGGCACTCCCGGTAATTCCGGCACATGTAGCGCTGTGGTTCCTGCCATTTGTCTTGCCGATCTGCTATGCCATCATGCTAACCGATTTACGTGGAATGAGAATTCCCAATTGGGCAGTGGATCTGACTGCGGTGATATTCATCGTCGTCGGCCCTTTTCTGATGTCATGGACCGACTACGGTTGGCAATTGCTACACCTGCCCGTCGGTATCGGCCTGGGGTTCCTGTTCTATAGCGGCGGATTGGTCGGCGCCGGCGATGCCAAGTTTGCCGGGGCCGCTGCACCATTGGTTGCCTTTGGCGATTTACGGCTAATTATGCTGATTTTTGCTGCAAATCTTTTGGCCGGTTTTGCCACCCACCGCATTGCCAAACACACCCCCCTTCGCAAACTAGCTCCGGAGTGGCAAAGCTGGAACGTCGGGAAAAAGTTCCCCATGGGGCTGTGCTTAGGCGGAACACTGGCAATCTATCTGATTCTTGGCGCGACCTTGGGACCGACCGGCTGA
- a CDS encoding CpaF family protein — MFSKYKKSAAATPAGIIAKPKAAKLAEVPAPKAAANQSASLRRPMPETGAKAAPQDKERKRKERLSEIKIQLHKELLEQLNLAALENANETELRAEITTIAGEILEEKGIVLNREDRQTLTKELYDEVTGLGPLETLLRDESVNDILVNGPQQVFVERDGKLQLSDVTFKDEKHLLRIIDKIVSAVGRRVDESNPYVDARLADGSRFNAMVPPIAVDGSLVSIRKFKKDKLGIDDLVTFGAFNEEMAAYLQAAVATRLNIIVSGGTGSGKTTTLNALSSFIDNAERILTIEDTAELQLQQTHVGRMESRPPNVEGKGEVSPRDCLKNALRMRPDRIIVGETRGEEVIDMLQAMNTGHDGSMTTIHANSARDGVSRLENMIAMSGIEMPLKAVRSQISSAVNLIVQASRLQDGSRRMTSITEITGMEGDVISMQEIFRYQRVGLTPENKIIGHFTATGVRSHFSERFRMWGYDLPASVYEPTTMETH; from the coding sequence ATGTTTTCCAAATACAAGAAATCAGCAGCCGCGACGCCAGCAGGCATTATCGCCAAGCCGAAAGCCGCCAAACTGGCAGAAGTACCTGCCCCAAAAGCAGCGGCAAATCAAAGCGCGTCCCTGCGTCGCCCGATGCCCGAAACCGGCGCCAAAGCGGCCCCCCAGGACAAGGAACGCAAGCGCAAGGAACGGCTTTCTGAGATCAAGATCCAACTGCACAAGGAATTGTTGGAACAGTTGAACCTTGCCGCCCTGGAAAACGCCAACGAGACAGAACTTCGTGCCGAAATAACCACAATTGCCGGTGAGATCCTGGAAGAAAAAGGCATTGTTCTTAACCGCGAAGACCGCCAGACCCTGACCAAAGAACTGTACGACGAAGTCACCGGCCTGGGTCCGCTGGAAACACTGCTGCGCGACGAGTCGGTCAACGATATTCTGGTCAATGGTCCGCAACAGGTATTTGTCGAACGCGACGGCAAACTGCAGCTCAGCGATGTGACCTTTAAGGATGAAAAGCACCTTCTTCGGATCATTGATAAAATCGTGTCTGCTGTGGGTCGCCGCGTTGATGAATCCAACCCTTATGTCGATGCGCGTCTGGCCGACGGATCACGCTTCAACGCGATGGTGCCGCCGATTGCAGTTGACGGATCGCTGGTTTCAATCCGGAAGTTTAAAAAAGACAAATTGGGCATCGATGACCTGGTGACTTTCGGGGCCTTCAACGAGGAAATGGCTGCATATCTACAAGCGGCAGTGGCCACGCGCCTGAATATCATCGTCTCGGGCGGTACGGGTTCAGGTAAAACAACGACGTTGAATGCCCTATCCAGCTTTATTGACAATGCCGAACGTATTCTGACCATCGAAGACACTGCCGAACTTCAGCTGCAACAGACCCACGTCGGCCGGATGGAAAGCCGCCCGCCCAATGTTGAAGGCAAAGGCGAAGTCTCGCCCCGCGACTGTTTGAAAAACGCCCTTCGGATGCGCCCCGACCGGATCATCGTGGGCGAGACCCGCGGCGAAGAAGTCATCGATATGTTGCAGGCGATGAACACCGGCCACGACGGTTCAATGACCACCATTCACGCCAACTCGGCCCGCGATGGTGTCAGCCGTCTGGAAAACATGATTGCTATGTCCGGTATTGAAATGCCGCTCAAGGCGGTGCGCAGTCAGATTTCATCAGCGGTAAACCTGATTGTGCAGGCATCCCGCTTGCAGGATGGATCGCGCCGCATGACCTCTATCACCGAAATCACCGGTATGGAGGGCGATGTGATCTCTATGCAGGAAATCTTTCGCTATCAGCGCGTTGGCCTGACACCGGAAAACAAAATTATCGGCCACTTCACGGCCACAGGCGTGCGCAGCCACTTTTCTGAACGGTTCCGCATGTGGGGGTATGATTTACCCGCCTCGGTTTACGAACCCACCACGATGGAGACACACTGA
- a CDS encoding type II secretion system F family protein — MELSAEPIIYGLIFVGVLVLVEGLYLVVFGKSISLNSRVNRRLEMLDKGSNREQVLDQLRKEMQQHMKSQSIPLYSLLAEKAQKAAIAFTPRQLIMVMAGLGALAFVGLSIGTDTQLPLRILASVIIGVGAVFFWVNNKAKKRMALIEEQLPDAVELIVRSLRVGHPFMAAIQMVAKEVSDPLGTEFGMISDESAYGRDIGEALKEMAERLDMQDMRFLAVAVTIQAQSGGNLAEVLAGLAKVIRARFRLFRRVKAITAEAQWSGKFLSAFPLLALAATLAKDPHFYDEVLDHPYFIPSCFIVGTLLTVNLFVMRALTNIKV; from the coding sequence ATGGAACTCAGCGCAGAACCAATCATTTATGGTCTGATTTTTGTCGGCGTTCTGGTACTGGTCGAAGGCCTGTATCTGGTGGTCTTTGGAAAATCCATCAGTCTGAACAGCCGCGTCAACCGCCGGTTAGAGATGCTGGACAAAGGCAGCAACCGCGAACAGGTGCTGGACCAGCTGCGCAAGGAAATGCAGCAGCACATGAAATCGCAGTCGATTCCGCTGTATTCCCTGTTGGCAGAGAAAGCACAGAAAGCTGCGATTGCCTTTACACCCCGTCAGCTGATCATGGTCATGGCAGGCCTTGGTGCGCTGGCATTTGTTGGCCTAAGCATCGGCACCGACACCCAATTGCCGCTTCGCATCTTGGCATCCGTCATCATCGGCGTGGGCGCAGTTTTCTTCTGGGTCAATAATAAGGCCAAGAAACGTATGGCCCTGATCGAAGAACAGCTACCTGATGCTGTGGAACTGATTGTCCGTAGTTTGCGGGTCGGCCACCCGTTTATGGCCGCGATCCAGATGGTTGCCAAAGAAGTCAGCGACCCGCTGGGCACTGAGTTTGGCATGATCTCTGACGAAAGTGCCTATGGCCGGGACATTGGCGAAGCGCTAAAGGAAATGGCGGAACGGCTAGATATGCAGGACATGCGTTTCCTGGCCGTTGCGGTGACCATCCAAGCCCAATCTGGTGGTAACCTGGCCGAAGTTCTGGCAGGTCTCGCCAAAGTGATCCGGGCCCGGTTCCGCCTGTTTCGCCGGGTCAAAGCCATCACCGCCGAGGCCCAGTGGTCCGGAAAATTTCTGTCTGCTTTTCCCCTATTGGCGCTGGCGGCCACTCTGGCCAAGGATCCGCACTTTTATGACGAGGTGCTGGACCACCCATATTTTATTCCTAGTTGTTTCATTGTCGGAACCCTGTTGACCGTCAATCTTTTCGTCATGCGCGCGCTGACAAATATCAAAGTATAG
- a CDS encoding tetratricopeptide repeat protein: protein MKPTGEALPTPFRKILIAIAALAVMASCASQTIDPNNAWAPGVDHRGTAEDGLEVGHRLMVAQEYELALEAFTRAALDHGMTGEVLSSLGTANLGLGRLGQAEILLQRAIEKEPEWPEAMNNLGVVLMEQGKYAEAEQVLRRAYALDNGQSDPIRENLRMALANLEKPANNTGQNQEYELVQRGSGNILIRLTP from the coding sequence ATGAAACCAACTGGTGAGGCCCTGCCCACACCATTTCGCAAGATCCTGATCGCCATTGCTGCCCTTGCCGTGATGGCGTCTTGCGCATCCCAGACCATTGATCCCAACAACGCATGGGCGCCGGGTGTAGATCATCGCGGCACCGCCGAAGACGGGCTAGAGGTTGGCCACCGCCTGATGGTGGCGCAGGAATATGAACTGGCGTTAGAGGCCTTTACCCGCGCAGCGCTGGATCACGGCATGACCGGCGAGGTGCTGTCCAGCTTGGGCACTGCCAATCTTGGGCTGGGACGCCTGGGTCAGGCCGAAATCCTGTTGCAGCGTGCCATCGAGAAAGAGCCGGAATGGCCCGAAGCGATGAACAATCTTGGCGTTGTGCTTATGGAACAGGGCAAATACGCCGAGGCCGAGCAGGTTTTGCGGCGTGCTTATGCTTTGGACAATGGCCAAAGTGACCCAATCCGTGAGAATTTGCGCATGGCCCTCGCAAATTTGGAAAAACCTGCTAATAATACTGGACAAAACCAAGAATATGAATTGGTGCAGCGCGGCAGTGGGAATATTCTGATCCGCCTGACACCATGA
- a CDS encoding type II secretion system F family protein, with protein MDFLTNINDFITEQLGDFGPLLVIGLLGLFMILLTVPLLLNQREDPLSKLKKNSKPEPKDKQQKDRLRQGSRNEQLKKFANFLEPQNAEELSAMELTLRQAGYQSKDSVRFFHFAQFALGIIGLILGLVFVYVLNADTEYDGQQMMIRIIGPGGAGYMLPKYWITRRIAERKDNITAGFPDALDLMLVCVEAGQSLDQAIVRVAKELHASYPELADEFDIVAYEMKAGKEKDKVLRDMSTRCDVQDLSSFVTVMIQSATFGTSIADALRVYAAEMRDKRVMRAEEAANKLPTKMTLATMGLTLPPLLIILVGPSMKNISNLGNTGN; from the coding sequence ATGGATTTTCTAACAAATATCAACGACTTCATAACGGAACAGCTGGGCGACTTTGGCCCGTTGCTGGTGATTGGTCTCCTGGGTCTTTTCATGATCCTGCTGACTGTGCCTCTGTTGCTGAACCAACGCGAAGATCCACTGTCGAAGCTCAAGAAAAACAGCAAACCCGAGCCGAAGGACAAACAGCAAAAAGATCGCCTGCGTCAAGGCAGCCGCAACGAACAGCTCAAGAAGTTCGCAAATTTCCTGGAACCGCAAAACGCCGAGGAACTGTCGGCGATGGAACTGACACTGCGTCAGGCGGGCTATCAGTCCAAGGATTCAGTTCGGTTCTTCCACTTTGCCCAGTTTGCTCTTGGCATCATTGGCCTCATTCTGGGGTTGGTCTTCGTCTATGTGCTGAATGCCGACACTGAATATGACGGTCAGCAAATGATGATCCGCATCATTGGTCCTGGTGGCGCAGGCTATATGCTGCCCAAATACTGGATTACACGGCGCATAGCCGAGCGCAAGGATAATATCACTGCCGGCTTTCCCGACGCGCTGGATCTTATGTTGGTCTGCGTCGAGGCAGGGCAATCGTTGGATCAGGCCATCGTTCGCGTCGCCAAAGAGCTGCACGCCTCTTATCCTGAACTGGCGGATGAATTTGATATCGTTGCCTATGAAATGAAGGCGGGTAAGGAAAAGGACAAGGTTCTGCGGGATATGTCCACACGCTGCGATGTCCAGGATTTGTCCTCCTTTGTGACGGTGATGATCCAATCGGCCACGTTTGGTACCTCTATCGCCGATGCTCTGCGTGTTTATGCTGCAGAAATGCGAGATAAACGCGTGATGCGGGCAGAAGAGGCCGCAAACAAGTTGCCAACGAAAATGACCCTTGCCACAATGGGACTGACACTTCCGCCGCTGCTGATCATTCTGGTCGGCCCGTCGATGAAGAACATCTCGAATCTGGGCAATACAGGCAACTAA